A single genomic interval of Perca fluviatilis chromosome 19, GENO_Pfluv_1.0, whole genome shotgun sequence harbors:
- the arhgap22 gene encoding LOW QUALITY PROTEIN: rho GTPase-activating protein 22 (The sequence of the model RefSeq protein was modified relative to this genomic sequence to represent the inferred CDS: deleted 1 base in 1 codon), translating into MAAIVVPSLWKWPQWRGIHCADRFTTMKPSRTPLTSDKPKELAARSKSMVLGELSRVSRPCSPLDQEKALKAGWLKRQRSIMKNWQLRWFVLRTEALYFYKDQDETKAQGCIPLQGSQVNELPANQDEPGRHPFEIVPGGAGEKDRTGISHESFLLMANSQSDMEDWVRAIRRVIWAPLGGGVFGQHLEETMLYEAQCGPQLLVPVLVEQCVCFIREHGLKEEGLFRAPGQNNHVRELQDAFDRGEKPMFDSTTDVHTVASLLKLYIRELPEPIIPFSKYTQFLSCAQLLTKDKAMGIVELGKQVKSLPQVNYNLLTYICKFLDVVQSHSNENKMSVQNLATVFGPNILRPRVEDPITMMEGSSQVQHLMTVLISEHTRLYQREEPETEAKIPPQQQQSPIQRCKVEWLSQEDTVPPPSSGTGSKTPKEEPQPFTTCTNSKPTAPSFTTTLEKGEDSQIEGKGKSKTEEKVDGNADSKTDGKGGSEVAVSPSKQSKALPSWRCSFKGGAASGGQRGKIGGSAGDVSAAGGSNWLMNGLSSLRAHRRTTSSGERLKDPTLKDSTLSLKETTLPLKDTQRDSDEDSSQTPLSHRALHQSHRLSAYDNVAPSSLSLPADTSSIWTSFEISLAEPPGSDKAGKLGQGQEKPTDVRDSASTLEYSASTLDHSASGTEDDLTGTDEGLTNMLTELKQELKKQRTSYEICIRKLEESCSKYQSQVNRLEEELDQEKKKLYMLEIRFRNSERAHQDAENRNVLLQKEMEEFFKTLGDLTTGASRTN; encoded by the exons ATGGCAGCTATAGTAGTCCCTTCTCTTTGG AAATGGCCCCAGTGGAGAGGAATACACTGTGCAGATCGG TTCACTACCATGAAACCATCCAGGACTCCTCTGACCAGTGACAAACCAAAGGAATTGGCAG CACGTTCCAAGAGCATGGTGCTTGGAGAGTTGTCTCGGGTCTCCAGGCCCTGCTCTCCTCTGGATCAGGAGAAAGCACTAAAAGCAGGCTGGCTGAAGAGACAACGGAGTATCATGAAAAACTGGCAACTGCGCTGGTTTGTCCTGAGGACTGAAGCTCTGTATTTCTACAAGGACCAGGATGAAACCAAGGCACAG GGTTGTATTCCTCTTCAGGGCAGTCAGGTCAATGAGCTACCTGCCAATCAGGACGAGCCTGGACGTCACCCTTTTGAAATTGTTCCAG ggggaGCTGGAGAAAAGGATCGAACAGGCATAAGCCATGAATCGTTCCTGCTGATGGCCAACTCTCAGAGTGACATGGAGGACTGGGTCAGAGCCATACGGAGAGTTATATGGGCTCCACTTGGAGGAG GTGTCTTTGGGCAGCACCTCGAGGAGACAATGTTATACGAGGCCCAGTGTGGCCCTCAGCTCTTAGTCCCAGTGCTGGtcgaacagtgtgtgtgtttcatacgTGAACATGGGCTCAAGGAGGAGGGCCTTTTCAGGGCCCCTGGACAGAACAATCATGTTCGAGAGCTGCAGGATGCCTTTGACCGTGGCGAGAAGCCAATGTTTGACAG TACCACAGATGTCCACACAGTGGCATCACTGCTAAAGCTGTACATTCGGGAGCTGCCGGAGCCTATAATCCCATTCTCCAAATACACACAGTTTCTCTCTTGTGCTCAGCTTCTTACCAAGGATAAAGCAATG GGTATCGTAGAGCTAGGCAAACAGGTGAAATCCCTTCCTCAGGTCAACTACAACCTACTTACATACATCTGCAA GTTTCTGGACGTGGTTCAATCTCACTCCAATGAGAATAAGATGAGTGTTCAGAATCTGGCCACTGTGTTTGGACCCAATATCCTTCGGCCCAGAGTGGAGGATCCAATTACCATGATGGAGG GAAGTTCACAGGTGCAGCACCTCATGACTGTGCTAATCAGTGAACACACCCGACTTTACCAACGGGAGGAGCCGGAAACTGAGGCCAAGATTCCCCCACAGCAACAGCAGAGTCCTATCCAACGGTGCAAAGTGGAATGGCTCTCACAAGAAGACACTGTCCCGCCACCCTCCTCAGGCACAGGCTCCAAAACTCCTAAAGAGGAACCGCAACCTTTCACCACCTGTACAAACAGTAAGCCAACTGCACCAAGCTTCACTACAACATTGGAGAAGGGTGAGGATAGTCAGATTGAAGGGAAGGGCAAAAGTAAGACAGAAGAGAAAGTCGATGGAAACGCAGATAGCAAAACTGATGGGAAAGGTGGAAGTGAAGTAGCTGTAAGCCCCAGTAAACAGTCTAAAGCCCTGCCCTCCTGGAGGTGCTCCTTCAAAGGCGGTGCAGCATCTGGGGGGCAGAGGGGGAAAATAGGGGGCTCAGCAGGGGATGTGTCAGCAGCTGGTGGGAGCAACTGGCTGATGAATGGCCTGTCGTCCCTCCGAGCTCACAGGCGCACCACCTCATCCGGTGAAAGACTTAAAGACCCTACTCTGAAGGATTCAACCCTCTCCCTTAAAGAGACAACACTTCCACTTAAGGACACGCAGAGAGACTCTGATGAAGACTCCTCTCAAACCCCCTTGTCACACAGAGCCCTCCACCAGTCCCACAGACTGTCTGCCTATGACAATGTTGCCCCCTCCAGTCTAAGCCTGCCTGCTGACACCTCCTCTATCTGGACGTCCTTTGAGATCTCGTTGGCCGAGCCACCGGGAAGCGATAAGGCAGGGAAATTGGGGCAGGGTCAAGAGAAACCCACAGATGTGAGGGACAGTGCAAGTACTCTGGAATACAGTGCAAGTACTCTGGATCACAGTGCAAGTGGCACTGAGGATGATCTCACAGGAACAGATGAAGGTCTCACCAACATGCTGACTGAGCTCAAGCAAGAGCTGAAGAAACAGAGGACGAGCTACGAAATCTGCATTCGCAA GTTGGAGGAGTCCTGTTCTAAGTACCAGTCCCAGGTAAACCGCCTCGAGGAGGAGCTGGACCAGGAGAAAAAGAAGTTATACATGCTAGAGATCCGATTCAGGAACTCAGAGAGGGCACATCAAGACGCAGAGAACAGAAACGTTCTCCTCcagaaagagatggaggagTTCTTCAAAACCCTTGGAGATCTGACCACAGGAGCATCACGAACCAACTAG